Proteins from one Planctomyces sp. SH-PL62 genomic window:
- the nuoF gene encoding NADH-quinone oxidoreductase subunit NuoF — MATFEPVLSRNWNVPDARSLKVYESRGGYQAARKALTTMDPDAVVNLVKDSELRGRGGAGFPCGLKWTFLPKDRKETLMCVNGDESEPATFNNRYLLERDPHMFLEGILISCFATRASTAYVYLRFEYIEATRIIEEAIAEARAAGHLGKNVYGSGFDLDVWVHRGAGAYICGEETGLIESLEGKRGWPRIKPPFPAIEGAFRKPTVVNNIETLCCVPHIVERGASWFKSIGTPKSYGPKLYTVSGHVEKQVCVELPLGVTCRELIDDHAGGVWKGRKAKAAVPGGISMGLLSADELDTPLDFESLRKPGCLGLGTAAVTVIDDHTPIIDYLINTARFFAHESCGQCTPCREGTAWMSKTIHRIKNGGGRVEDLDVMLHLANNLGIIPGTTICGLADGAAWPIKNALGKFRGELEEYIRTHQTPGAGPTPLQLDIAAGRRVDLVQVGNAIAAPPPAAALHSPGRPTA, encoded by the coding sequence GCGGCGGATACCAGGCCGCGCGCAAGGCGCTGACGACGATGGACCCCGACGCCGTCGTCAACCTCGTCAAGGACTCGGAGCTGCGCGGTCGCGGCGGCGCGGGCTTCCCGTGCGGGCTCAAGTGGACGTTCCTTCCGAAGGATCGGAAGGAGACCCTGATGTGCGTCAACGGCGACGAGAGCGAGCCGGCGACGTTCAACAACCGCTACCTCCTGGAACGCGACCCGCACATGTTCCTGGAGGGGATCCTGATCTCCTGCTTCGCCACCCGGGCGTCGACGGCCTACGTCTACCTCCGGTTCGAGTACATCGAGGCGACCCGGATCATCGAGGAGGCGATCGCCGAGGCGCGGGCCGCCGGCCACCTCGGGAAGAACGTCTACGGCAGCGGCTTCGACCTGGACGTCTGGGTCCATCGGGGCGCCGGGGCCTACATCTGCGGTGAGGAGACGGGCCTGATCGAGAGCCTGGAGGGGAAGCGGGGCTGGCCCCGGATCAAGCCCCCGTTCCCGGCCATCGAGGGCGCCTTCCGCAAGCCGACGGTCGTCAACAACATCGAGACCCTCTGCTGCGTCCCCCACATCGTCGAGCGGGGGGCGTCGTGGTTCAAGTCGATCGGCACCCCCAAGAGCTACGGCCCGAAGCTCTACACGGTGTCGGGCCACGTCGAGAAGCAGGTCTGCGTCGAGCTGCCGCTGGGCGTCACCTGCCGCGAGCTGATCGACGACCACGCCGGCGGCGTCTGGAAGGGGAGGAAGGCCAAGGCGGCGGTCCCCGGCGGCATCAGCATGGGCCTCCTCTCGGCCGACGAGCTGGACACCCCGCTCGACTTCGAGAGCCTCCGCAAGCCCGGCTGCCTGGGCCTGGGGACGGCGGCCGTCACGGTGATCGACGACCACACGCCGATCATCGACTACCTGATCAACACCGCCCGGTTCTTCGCGCACGAGAGCTGCGGCCAGTGCACCCCCTGCCGCGAGGGGACGGCCTGGATGAGCAAGACGATCCACCGCATCAAGAACGGCGGCGGCCGGGTCGAGGACCTGGACGTGATGCTCCACCTGGCGAACAACCTGGGGATCATCCCCGGCACCACCATCTGCGGCCTGGCCGACGGCGCCGCCTGGCCGATCAAGAACGCCCTGGGCAAGTTCCGCGGGGAGCTGGAAGAGTACATCCGGACCCACCAGACCCCGGGCGCCGGGCCGACCCCGCTGCAGCTCGACATCGCCGCCGGCCGCCGCGTCGACCTCGTCCAGGTCGGGAACGCGATCGCCGCCCCCCCGCCGGCCGCCGCCCTCCACTCGCCGGGACGGCCGACCGCCTGA